agacaacacttttataaatatcaaaatctaaccatcCAATCCATCATCCAAGGATCAAAAGAGAATATTTTCACATaaagacaattataaaatcttcattgtagtatccactATATCCTTAAactacatatatataaatttataatgttgTTATGGGACAGTCGGACACACAGCAGCACATGGTTTGGTGAATGATGGGCGTGGCATAGGAATCAGCACAGGTTACCCCACGCCCAAGGGCCAAGCCCGCTCATATCATTATCAAATTTCTTAATCTCttgccttttttattttttaatttttattaattaaatagtaaaatCAAAATGAATGcgaaattctataaaaaaaaattttaagtatactATTATACTGATATATTagtgatcttaattatatatattatatataatttttaataattaagatcAACAGTTAAATTAACTGCTGATATGATAATATACTTAAAACTTTTCCAATTCTATATACTAGTAGAGTACTAGAGTTATTTAGCTGAACATGAAGAAGAGAGAGGCCATCGAGTTGAAGTGAAAAGCTGGAAGCTATGGGCAAAATCTTATGGGACCATAGTCGGGGTGGAACCCAAGGTAAGATTTAGTGAATTGGATTAAATACGGAAATAGATcctctccaatttttttttattggagaTGATCTACTCTCACTAAATACTAGGTACAATgtacttttacttttaagtcTAAGGATTTGGTACGAGGAAATACGCCCCCTCtccatttcaacatcttccaATTTAGCCAGGGGCCTCATTTATTTATCCTATATTTGGAGgaaaagaatttgggagaaaaaaaatgcaaaagaaggaaaataatgaaaaataagttttttttttattgcatAAGAAGAGAAATTAggtggaagaaaaaaaaaatgacgtAGTGTTTACAAATTACATGTCAAAATTTTTCTCTCAATCATAATATAAGgaaaaatgatgaaaaattaataaattataaatttattctttgtgtaatataaaaaaataataataaattataatttatatataatataaataaggatattaatctaattttattttattatatttttttatttaaataaaaaaatttatttttttaataattttttcttcaTCCAAATTAGACgcaaaaaatttcattttttaatttttttcttatcttttttctatttttttcttatttttcatcttacatccattttttttatttaatttaattttttatattattaaattaatttttttctataaatagggAGGGGTTCGTTTGGTTTAACGTACCAAACACAGGTGAAAAAAAGTGTGAATAATTCTCAAAAAATTATAGTGTATAGATTTATACATTGagaatattttttgaatattatctTTATTATTCTTTAGTACCATAATTATCATAAAATTgtagtatttaaataaaaaatctcattaaaaaatactatatatacctCTTGAGTGTATAAAAATGTAGAAAGAATATTGTATAATTCCAAATATAGCAGTATTTCTGTTGGAGTTTGATGCGtagtttttattcaattttaagaTTTTTCACGTTAAATATttgtgcaagtactattcataCTGTACAATATTATTTATAGATATATATACATACTGTTTGTATATACAGGTATCCGTATTATACTGTAATATATACGGTAACTGTTGATCTAtatgattattattaatttatacggTTATTATTTACAAATacgtttttttatttatatttttggttGCGCTGTGCATGTTGGCAGATTTAGGGTTTGTTTTGGTAAatgtttaagaaaaaaattttttgagttatatttttttaaaattttgtaaaaaaataaaagtaattttatgtttgggtattttatgcaaaaaaatctttttatttatcagttATGTTtgagtataacaatataaaaatatttttttatttatttattatatgaaaaatatctttttttaaggaaaaatatcttttaaaaaaagatgtaaattacatcttctcaaaaaaagatattttttatttttctaatgcttttacttttactattagaaatttgccaaatacgctaaaaactaaaaaaatctttttttactaaaaaaatatttttttaatcaaaataatgaCGTCCAAACAAGTATTAATTCTGCTAAAGTTGCTTCTGTATCTATCGTCATATTTAGACTTATCGTCCAAAcaagtattaaatagtatagtgTCTTTATACTCATTTAAAAAGTAcagatttagaatttcaaaacttaaaaaaaatgttagtcAATTTATTACTGAAACAATAACGTCGTCAATTattaatacattttatttttgtgtACGATATGATACTTTCCTCAACTCCTGGGTGCCTCTGTGATTTTTCATTCGTTCAGTTGCATGTACAAAAGTGTTTGGgtaggaattttttttttctctcttttatgaaTTTAAGGAGGCTGCACATAATCGATTGAAGTGAGAGCACACATCATAGTACTGTATAACTGTGATCTCTACCTTTTTGTTTGGTACAacaaaaaatgtgataaaataatCTGGCAAGAAGGCATTTTGGATTGTTGAAGAAGATCATCATCAGGTAATAATTGCGATGGAGTAGTATTAATGTTGTTGAGGAGATAGATTGATGAGTCCAATGTCAAATCCATTATAAGCTATCGGAGCGTACATCCACAAATCATCAGAGCTCAAAAGCTACATATATATATGTGAATTTCTAATGAGAATGAGAAACTAATGACAATCAATTCAAGTTTATGATAGGAATATTACCTTAATCTGTAGCTGCAAAAATTTCACGTAATGCACTGCTTCTTCTAGCATTGTGCTTATATCAACCtgtgtatataaatataatatggtCATCATGATTGATAAAATTACGTTTCTCATAGATAATATAAGATCAATCATATTAAGTATACATTAAAGATGAGTTACTGAATCAGACATTCGAATAGGatacatattagaatataaaatacatattaaaaatgaaCGAAAACAACACATAATTTTTTGAGTTTAGGTACAACTTTTTATATACAATATATGTACACATGGGATACACAACAactgatttaataattataattacctTTGTTCCATTGGGAACAAGACTCTGTAGAGTTCTTAGTCTCTCATTAATCCTCTCTCTTCTCCTCTGCAACATTCACAAGTaataatgaatatatatatatatattgaattggaAAAAATTAAGTTATATGTgatcatttagtattaattaccCTTGCATAAAGGCTTTGAGGATCTGTTGCTGATCCTCTAGTAACTCTTGTCTTCCCATTTGAGTTCAATACTGAAGAAGTAGCTCCTCCACTATTCTCCTccttattataattattagtgcCATTATCATCTTCTAAAGCGGTATAATTATCAttactttcttctatttctttcccATTACTCTCCAccttctgcttcttcttgttcCCTACTGCATTATCCTTCCTCTGATGAATTTCCAAACTCTTATGTTAAGAACACCCAACAGCTATATATTTGGGATGGTCGTTATTATTAGGATGGTTATCGTGATTATACAATTTTaacatcattttaaaaaatactgctaaaattaaagtaatatgattttctaatttaaaagataaaaataaaaaataatgtaaaaatataaaaaaaattatcttaattttaacaATACTTTTTAAATGTTGTTAGAGTTATATAACCACCATATTATATACGATAAAGTACTTGTTTGGGCGTCGTTAAATTGAtggaaaaaaatcttttttaataaaaaaagagtttttattattttttaatgtgtttgacaaatttttaataataaaaataaaagtactagaaaaataaaaaaaaacatattttttaagaaattataatttacatcttttaaaaaaaaaatttctaaaagaatgtttttcacataataaataaaaaaaaattttatttattttatctaaacataattgataaataaaaaaatcttttcaaataagatattcaaacataaaatcacttttaattttataaaaaaattttaaaaaaatatcattaaattttttttttcgaaaatgacGGTTCCAAACAAGTCTAAATTCAAGGAGCTATTAAGTTCAAATTAACTAAGAGCTTACATCTTTTGAATAAACACGAACCTTTTTCTTGTTATCTAGTGGCAATTCAAGATTTTCACTTGTCTCATCATCTTCATTCATTGTGACATGTTCAGCAACGGTATGTGAAGAAGGAACAAAAACCCCATCATGGTTTTTCTCAttatccatcatcatcatcatcatgtgaAAGTGAAAATCATTATCAAATATGTTATTACTACTCTCTTGACAAATATACTGCAAATTAGGGGTGGGAGAAAACATGGATTCAATTTCTGTGTTCCCATCTTCTTCAATTGAAAATATTCTGTAAATGCAATCCCATTCTCCTTCAGGGAAGGCTCCAACACCAACAGCTTCCTATACAGAGTATGAAAGAATAGGAAGGTTAAGAatgttagagagagaaagaggtagaGAGAGAGTGTGGGTGGGAAACACTGAGAGGGGTAGCTATAGGAATCAGGTTAAGGATCCTAGGGTTTGGAACAGAGAAGAGTATCGTCGATTGGAAAATGAATCGTTCTCGATTTTCTTGGATAATCTACTAGAGGACATCTCGAAGAGAGAATTGTAACAGTTGTTCAAGTGGACTGGCCGCATAAATGACATATACCTCTCACGGAAACAAAAAAGGGGTACGATCTACATGTTTGCGTTCATACGATACACTACAAAGGGAGGAGCGGTGAAAGCTATAACTGAAATGAATCGTATGAAGCTGAGAGGAAAGGAGGTGTTTGTAGGAGAAGCAAAGTACAGGAGATCTGTGGCTACGAAAGACATGAAGAAGATACAGATAGCAGATGACAAGCGAAATGACATGATCCGCCAACCTCTACGAGAATGCAAGCCTGCTCAGATAATACCATCTAGCAGCCCTGAAGAGGTATTCAAAGGGAAAAAGATCCAAGGTCCACATGAAAATGGATGGACGAAGAAACTGGAAGTGGCCGTGGCGAAAGGAAATTTAGACTGGCTACAGAAAAGTATTATAGGTGGTACGACGAAGGCCATTGACTTTAGGACACTAGAGGGCATGGTTGAGAAGATGTTCCCTCAAGTAGTTCAAGTTCGTGAAATGGGAGCGTATAAAGCAATGTTGACCTTTGACAGCCTGCTGAACGCTGAAGAGACGTACACGTTTAAAATGAATAGCCTACTGCAGCTGTTTCATACCGTATGGCGGTGGGATGAATCAGAAAGAAGTGAATCTCGCAGGGTGTGGTTAGAGTGCTTTGGAGTTCCGCTTCATGTTTGGTCTGTGGATACCTTTAAGTCGATAGGAGGTCTGTGGGGAGAGGTGGTCGGGTGTGATAAAGCAACGGAGTCATGCTCTTCGTTCAGTGTCGGACGGGTCCTAATTGATACATGTGCTATGAATATAATTAATGAATGGGTTCATCTCACAATAGGCACCAGTGGATTCGATGTTTTGGTAAAAGAGGTGGGTAAGGAAGCTTATGGTT
This region of Arachis hypogaea cultivar Tifrunner chromosome 8, arahy.Tifrunner.gnm2.J5K5, whole genome shotgun sequence genomic DNA includes:
- the LOC112705103 gene encoding transcription factor RSL3-like, coding for MDNEKNHDGVFVPSSHTVAEHVTMNEDDETSENLELPLDNKKKRKDNAVGNKKKQKVESNGKEIEESNDNYTALEDDNGTNNYNKEENSGGATSSVLNSNGKTRVTRGSATDPQSLYARRRRERINERLRTLQSLVPNGTKVDISTMLEEAVHYVKFLQLQIKLLSSDDLWMYAPIAYNGFDIGLINLSPQQH